Proteins encoded together in one Syntrophorhabdaceae bacterium window:
- a CDS encoding DUF6088 family protein: MNISKDISNKPADAQGVPDTNVRRGAYLGPLGIRFFVYVQSKGTEKKTATVETGELQAALGLTPVQERKLLSRLSRAEMIARVRRGLYLAPKKLPSWGQWSPDMALAINTLMRDKGGRYQICGPNMFNRYGFSTQVPVLVYAYNDKISGSKKIGSVYLELIKVGPERLGDTEDVRWRSGEIAVYSSRVRTLVDAVYDWPRFGYLTRVYRWIRRDLREKKITAEALVECTLRYGDIATIRRIGALLEILGVDDRLLEKLEKRLKPTVATIPWLPKKPKRGKLNKRWGIIINGE; encoded by the coding sequence ATGAATATTTCAAAAGATATATCCAACAAACCCGCCGACGCCCAGGGCGTTCCTGATACCAATGTACGGCGCGGTGCGTATCTCGGCCCCCTCGGGATCCGCTTCTTCGTCTATGTCCAGTCAAAAGGCACAGAGAAAAAAACGGCCACTGTAGAGACTGGTGAACTGCAGGCCGCCCTCGGGTTGACGCCCGTCCAGGAGCGCAAGCTTCTGAGCCGCCTGTCCCGCGCCGAAATGATCGCCCGTGTACGCAGGGGGCTCTATCTTGCCCCGAAAAAACTGCCGTCCTGGGGTCAATGGAGCCCCGACATGGCCCTGGCGATCAACACGCTCATGAGGGACAAGGGCGGCCGGTATCAGATCTGTGGGCCGAATATGTTCAATCGGTATGGTTTTTCCACCCAGGTGCCGGTCCTGGTATATGCGTACAACGACAAAATATCAGGATCAAAAAAGATTGGCTCTGTATATTTGGAGCTCATCAAAGTCGGGCCGGAGAGGCTCGGAGATACCGAGGATGTCAGGTGGAGGAGTGGAGAGATTGCCGTATATTCTTCCCGTGTCCGGACTCTTGTTGACGCGGTCTACGACTGGCCCAGATTCGGCTACTTAACTCGTGTTTACAGGTGGATACGCAGGGACCTCAGGGAGAAAAAAATAACTGCCGAGGCCTTGGTAGAGTGTACGCTGCGTTATGGTGATATTGCCACGATCAGACGTATCGGGGCATTACTGGAAATCCTGGGCGTGGACGACAGACTGTTGGAGAAGCTCGAGAAGAGGTTAAAACCTACCGTGGCGACGATCCCGTGGCTCCCGAAGAAGCCCAAACGCGGCAAGCTAAATAAGAGATGGGGAATAATCATCAATGGTGAGTGA